The DNA region GGTTGGGGCAAAAGGTGAAGGGGGGGGCGGGTGCCACCTCTGGGTTCCTTCCCACCAGGACCATTTCTGAGACAGCTGGAGACAGGCCGAATGGCAGACAAATGGAGCTGCTGATCTCCCATCGACGGCAGGGACACCAGCCTCATGTCAGAACAGGTAAGGGATAACTTCCTCCCTTGAAGCCTGGAGACCGTGTGGGAGGAGGGGCCGAGGGTCAAATCCTGGGGCCCTCTGCTATTTGAGGCCCCCTGGAAATCCCACCAGACCACGGTGGGACCTGGCAGCAGCGAAGACCCTTCAGGTATGACAAGTTTACGTTACAGCGTgaacaggaaaaagagaggaCAGTACTTAAGAACGTACCAAGATACGGgaccctgcgtggctcagtcagttaagcgtctgactcttggttctggctcagctcatgatctcatggatcgcaggttcgagccccaagtcagactctgtgctagcggtgaggagcctgcttgggattctccctctccctctctctgcccctcccctgcttgctctcactctctctccctctctctctctctctctcaaaataaacaaagttaaaaaagatGTACCAAGATCTGTACTAGAACCTCATCTGTTGCAGGTAAAAAGGCACCAACAGCCGAGCAGGCCTACGAGATCCACGGGGAGGAGGTCCGATCCAGCCTCCGTCCGTGCTGCTGCAGGCAAGGCTCACCTCGTTTACTGGGCCCCTGCTCCCCTGTGGCAGGGAGAATTCACAGATGGCCCGTTCGTTCACCCTACCAGATTCCCATCGTCCTGGCTACTCTCTCTGCTGTCTCGGTACATTCTGCAGACGTAATTAAAGTGTCGAGTAGGTTGTCCTGGTCGTTATAAACAAGGAGATGACCCTGGCCAGCCCGCTGTCACTGCACGAGACCCTTTCAAAGCACGGTGTTCTCCAGGCGGTACAGAACTCGGAGAGACCTGCTGTGGCTGGAAAAAGCAAACCGCAGCACCGCGGCTGCCGCTGAGGCCAGATGACAAGGAACTGATTCCACCGTGACCAGGAGCTTGGAAGAGGACCCCGGCTCAGATGGGAGTCGTCTTGATTTCAGCCTGTGACACTGAGCGCGGGGCCCAGCTAAGCCGTGCCTGACGGCGGTGTCTGACCCCCGCGACCGTGAGCTGAGAAGCGTGTGCTGTTGGACAGCGCCCAGCTTACGGGAACTTGTTAGGAACCCAGCGCACCCCGTCGCGATTGCTCACGCGTTCCCCGCAGCCACGGAACGCCCTGGCCTTGCTCTACCCGGCCTGTTCACACCCGGCAGGCCCCGGGGCAGCCTGTCCTGGCCCAGGGACCCACCTGGCCCTCCGCTTGCGCACCCTCCGCTCGTGCTCCGCCTCCTCGTAGTAGTATTCATTGTGACTGTTGTCCCGCCGCCGGGCGGCCGCGGCGATCACAGCCCGGGACTGCCCTGTGGAGTTGTTGGTGCTGTTTTCTGCACGGGAGCGGGAGAGACAGGGATGGTCGCGTCACAGCACACTCGCTCCCCAGCCCGGGAAGTCAGGGCGCAGCCACCTGACCGGTCCAGAGGCTGGGCCCACCTGCTGCGATGCCTCCCGTTCCCGACCCTCCTGGCCACGACTGGGAGAGGCCCCCCGGAAAGCGACAGAGAGGGCCCTGGAGGGCACGGGTCCTGCACACGTGCCTCCTGGTGCCGGAGGACCTGGAGGTCAGAGAGCTGAGGGCTCGGGGCCAGGGCTGGTGAGCAGACGCAGAGAAGTCAGATTGGGGGGGACACACCACGGCATAAAGGGACAGCAAGTGGAATCAGCAGCTAACACCAGCCACCTGGAGCCAAGGGAAATGACAGAACAAAGGGGCTGGGGAGGCGGGGAAGAGTCTGAGAAGGAAACAGGGAGCAGACGGGAGGGAAGGGGAGCGGGGCCGCTCACCCTCTCCGAGGGAATACACCTTGAAGCCAGACACTTTCTTGGCCAGGACGGACTTGGGCAGGTTGAGGAGGGCAGGGTTGTAGACGGGGAAGTCGTGGTAATACTTCTCCAGGATCCACACGGCCACACGCTGGATGCTGTGGGggagagggcggggggaggggggagggagaagggacagacaaggggtgcgggggggggggggggggacatcagGGCAGGTTGGCGGGGTGGGAAAGGACACAGGACAGGGACAGGCTGCTTCCAGGAAGCCTGGCTCAGGGCCTGAGGTCTACTTACCAGGCTCCCAAGCCTTCCCCAGGGCTGGGCCCGCTAGTCCCCCGCGGTGCTGAAGCCCAGGGGAGAGAGGGCATTGGGCCTGGGTCTCCAGCAAAGGGTCACCTCCCCCCCTCCAAGTCCCCCAACATTCCCTACGGGACCAGGAAGTGCCCCTGATATTCCGTAaggcctggggcagggtgggggcgggcagaggaACTCTCGCGGCACCTTTCCTCCGGGGGTCCCTCCTCTGGCCAGCTCGTCTCGGTGACCACCCACTCAAGAGCTCACAGAGGCGGCGCCTCCAGGGAAGGCTCGAAAAGCGATCCCCCAAGCCCCGTCCGTGCCCCACGCCTTTCTGCCCCTCGGTCCAGCCCTCTGTGAGGTCCCTGATGACCGAACGTTCGTCTGTCGTCTCCCCACTCCCGACTCCCGGCCCATCCCGCCCCAGGACCCCGTTGGAAACCTACCGCAGGCAGAGCCCTCGGCCCTCCGGCcggccccacctccccacctgctcccccctcggcctccccccacccccggcccgtCGCCGCACCTGAGGTGGCCCACGTTGTAGAAGCGGCTGGCGCCGTCGGTGGAGCGCACGACCTTGAGCGTGAACTGGGGCTGCAGCTGGCGCAGCTCCAGCAGGACCACCGCCAGGTAGTGCACGAAGAGCAGGGCGTCCACCAGCGACACGGCGAACTGCACCACGCCCTGGTAGCTGCGCTCGCGGGCGTCCAGGATGCGCACCCCGTAGAAGAGCCAGTAGGAGACGACGAGCAGGAAGACCAGCACCATGAGCAGCGCGCGCAGCACGAACACGCGCGGCAGCGAGGCCTTGGGCCGGCGGAGGAAGAGCGCCCAGCTGCCCAGCAGCAGGATGAGCAGCTTGAAGGCCACGGAGATGAAGAGGCCCTCGCAGGCCGTCCCGCACGGCTCCAGCTCCTCCCGCCACAGCAGCGGGGGCAGCAGCAGGAAAGCCAGCGGCGTGAGGAAAGACAGCAGCGCCAGCGTGGCCCCCGCCGCCACGCCCAGGTGCCGGGAGCAGTCCAGCGGGACGCTGTCCTCCATGTCCTTGGCGATGCGCGTGAGGTCATCGTGGGAGATGCTGTGCTCTGAGGTGCCCGTCACTACAGTGGTCGTCTCCCCCCAGTTGTCATCCTACGGCAGgacgaggggggagggggaggggggaggaggaggggcgggggggggaagggagggggaggagcaagggagaaaggaggggaagggagggggaggggggaggaagggagaaggggagggggaagggagggggggagggagaaggggagggggaagggaggggggagggagaaggggaggggaagggaggggaggggagaggttggggaagggagagaggagggggaaaggagaagggggaggggaggggaggggaagaggggagggggaggaggaagggagaagaaggagggggaggagaagcaggaagggagaggggagggggaggggtgggggaagggagggggaggaggaagggagaaggggagggggaagggaaggggagggggaagggaaggagaagggagggaaggggggagggggaaaggaggggagggggaggggtgggagaaaggaagggggagggggaggggagagggggacagcagagcaagagagaggagagagggcagtCAGCCCATATGCAACCACCaaagtatttactgagctccACTGTGTGCCCAGGCTTGGCCTCCTAGGGGCTGGCCCATCTGAGGCTGGGCCCTCCTTGCACACATtagggaggctgggaaagaacACCAATGCCCAGATCCCACCCAGGAGGACGTcaaccctttttttaaaaaacagatgagggcgcctgggtggcgcagtcggttaagcgtccgacttcagccaggtcacgatctcgcggtccgtgagttcgagccccgcgtcaggctccgggctgatggctcggagcctggagcctgtttccgattctgtgtctccctctctctctgcccctcccccgttcatgctctgtctctcgctgtcccaaaaataaataaacgttgaaaaaaaaaaaataaaaaataaaaaacagatgattTTAACGTTCATCCAAAATTGAGAATCACTGAACTAAACAGTCCCTAAGGCCTGTTTACTGAAAACAGGGCCTGGGGACCAGCAGTGTAGACATCTCCCGGGAGCTTCTCCGAACTGCAgagtctcaggccccaccccgCATGGACtaaaccagaatctgcattttgacaagCCCCCCATGAATCACTGGAACATGAAATGTTAGTGTGAACTGAGGCAGCCGGCAGACTGAGTGAGCAGGGTCCGCGTGCAGGAGCAGAGCCGGGGGCAGCCCGTGGGGTCCGGACAGGCCAGGCTGACCACTGAGAGCCTATCCTCCCGACATCGAGAGCCACTCAAGGTTTCTGATTCAGGGAGTGACCCGAAACAAGCAGTGCGGTGAAGGGCGGAGGacgcagggggcggggaggaaggcaGATGATCGGTGCATGGCATGGGAGATGGGCAGACTCAGGGCCACTCTGGGTCTCTGGTCTGCCCCGCTAGCCCTGCCACCTGAATGCCCACAGCACAGTGGCCGCCTGTTCCTGGAGGCAAGGGGGTAGACAGGCCAAGGTCCCCAAGTGTCCTGAGTTTGGTCCACTGGAGCTATCTCTGCAGACGCTGGCCACCCTCCCACAGTAGGGCCCCAAGACCACCAGTGGCCATCAGTGCCCACACTCTTCACTCCTAGATGGCCCGGGGATACGGAGTCACAGGGCTCAGACACAGGGTGGGGAGTGTAGGAGATGCCCGGCAGGGTCAGTGATCAGGGGGTTGACGAATCTCCTCTCCCAAGGACAGAAGAGTCTGACCTGATGGTACAAAGTGGGTGTACCGACCACTTTCAGCTCAAGGTCTACTCCTCACCCTAGGCTGACCTCCAGACACGctgcctgccctctcccccaccgcGGCTGAGCTGACCGTGTCTCGGGGTCCCTTCGAGAACTCAGGGCGCCAGGTCTCAGGGAGAAGACGGGattgggaaagagggaggggggctATTTCCCCCAAGTACTCATCTGCTCCCAAGACCCGGGAAGTCCCCGTGTCGGTCACAGAGCTCTCttgggagggaagaggagctgGGAGTCTCCAGCCAGAGACGGTCCCGGGAAGGAAGAGCGGGAGGTGCCTTCAGAGTCCCCCTAAATCCTGACCCTGCCCTAATCCAGCACTGAGGTCTGCCTGCTGGCCTTCCTACTAGGTGAGCACAGAGGGCCACAGAGCTTAGAGCAGGAGCAACCTGCTCACCCCGCCCCGAGTGACCAGCGTCATTCCCGCGGCCCCCCCTTCTCACCTCCCCTTTCTCCACCGACTCCTCCCACACCGGCTTCCAGCTCCAGACCCAGACGGTGCAGTTCTGCAGCCTGACACCAGAGGGCGCGGCAGAGCCCCTGCCTGAGGCTCCAGGAAAACTCAGGGCTGCCCACGCCCCCCCCCAGGCCGCACCCaccgccccctcctgccccaggttCCCAGCCCATCTGACCGGCGGGCCTCAGCTCAGAGGAACCAGGCAATTCCCATTACACAGCCCAGGTCACCCTAGCTCtctgagaaaaggaggaaggggctgCAGCTTCCAAAAGGATCTCTACTAAATTCCCTCACTTCTACTGAAACAGGTCCTCGCTTGGGACCCCAAGCGCAGGACGTGTGACACAAGATGCCCTCCCTGATAGGGCCACTGCCCGAGGAGACCGGGGTTCCAGGCCCCTTCCCCTCTGACGGACCTCCAGGTTCATCGATCAGCCTGAAAACACCTGGCCTGGCCCCCACGCCCCCCGATGCTCACCCGCTCATCCCCTCGCGTGGACTCGTTGTCCAGCAGGGGCTCCCCTGGGGCCTGGATCGTCACCGACTTGTCGCCGCGGCTCCCTTCTCGGCTCTTAGAGCGGTGTCGGTCCCGGCGGTCCCTGCAGCAGGCAGGGGGGGACCTGGGTCGTCTTCTCAGCAacaactacccccccccccacccccgtgcacgcccacctctccccccacccccctaacCCTCCGCCACCCGTGTCGCCCCCACGTCTGCCCACCTGTGCTTGCGGGAGCTGCGGGAGTGGCCCGACTTGTAGGAATAGCCCGAGTACTGGGACTCCGTGTCCATGGCGTCCGAACGCCGGGCCTTGTAGCGCTCCAGGGCCACAGGCTGGGGCCTTTTGGGGGGCCCCACAGCCACCTCCTTCAGCACCGGCTTCTTCAGGCCAAGGGGCACCTTCAGGAAATCAACCGTCACCCTGAGGGACTCTATTTTGCTGGACGGGTGGGCTTGTCTCAGAGAAAATCAAGCGACGCGCCTGAGAAGAGGAAGCCGTCGGTCAGGAGAAGCGGCAGCTCCCgtggggtcagggcagagaggTGACCAGCCCCGAAGGGCGGCTGCCGCAGGAAGCTGTACTGGCCCAGCCGCTGCCCCAGACCAGTCCGCCCCGGTTCCCGCTCCGTCCAGTGGGCCCGGTTCCTCCTGCCCGGCCTCCTAGAAAGCGCACCCCGAGGCTGTGCCAGCGGCTCGGGGCGCAGGGCGGACGGGCAGCAGAGGCCGCTAGGAATGACCCAGCCCGGGACCCCCCGGAGCGGAGAACCAGGGCAACGCTCTCCTCGTTCTCGGCCAGGAAAGCCGTGGCTCAGAGACGGCAGGTTCTGGCCAGGCTGACGGGCTGGACCGACGGAGACCGCACAGAGCACAAAGCAGCTGGCCTCTGTCCAGGCCTCTCTTTCCCCGTCATCTTCCCCCCACTTGTGACTTCTGAAAGGGCCCACGGGGGGAGGGGCCGCTCACAGCCGTTTCTCTTGTCCCAGTCTAGCCAGAGCCTACGTCAAACCTACCCGGAGTTACAGGCCAGGCTCCacggagagtgtgtgtgtgtgtgtgtgtgtgtgtgtgtgtgttcatgcacACCAGGGGAGCGGGGTGAGGGATGGAAACTATGATAAcgtgggtggggggagcagggaggagaagaCCACGGAAATCGTTCTCCGAAGGCCCGAGGTGCTGAAATGGGCCATGCGCTGGGGAGCCTTCCTGGCTGTGCGCGTCCCCAGGGGCAGCGTGTGTGTTCGGTCCGTTCACCTTCTACCTCTGCAGAGAATGAGCTCTTCTTCCTCCCCGCTTCCCGACCCTCAGCCGCATCCTGCTGGGTCCTCAGAGCCCACCCACCACCAACTAACAGCCAACCTGGCATCTTGCCCTCGGGCCCACCTCCACCAAGGCACGCGCGcgtttcccagcctcccttgccgGGCCACCAGCTCGCTCTCGGGCACCTCTGTGCACCATGCACCCTGCGGGGCCCCGGGgagtggcggggggcgggggggacagcgGGGGACCCGACCCCGCGTCTCCAGGCTGGCGGGGCACAGGCACGCTGAACAAGTAAACTGGAGTACGAATGGCCAACTGCAGGAGTGATGGCAGGAACAGGGCGGAAAACCAGGAGAGGCAGCGCTGGGGGCTGCGACTTTGCACTGAGCGGTTCTAGAAAGTCTCTCTGAGAAAACGACACCTGAGCCTGAGGGAGAACGGCACTTAGCCAGGCAGAGAGGTGACCAAGGCAGGAAACCGCACTGGGGAGACGGagggcagcaaggagcctggtgGATTCCAGGAACCAGAAAAGGCCAGGGCAGCGGGAGCCGACGAAGATGATGGTTGGAGGCGGCCAGGGGCCAGGTGCAGAGCTCGTGTTTCCCCCAAGCACAAGGACGACGACCACAGGACGCCCGCGAAGGATTTTAGCTGTGCCGgcggggactgggggaggggcgagcAGACACGGGAACACAAGGAAGGAAGCTACTAAGGCGGCCGGAGGCAGCGAGCgggcctggaggaggtgacaaaCAGCCGGTGCGAGACGTGGTGGTGGTAGGATCAACAGGGCCCACTGAGGTctggctgaggggaggggagcgcCCGGGATCCCTGGCCTGAGCCCgagaggaaggcaggggagggggcaagtctggggagggaggcagtgagcTCCATTTCCAGCGGGCTAAGGTCACGGCCAGGAGACAGGTCAGGTGAGCAGCAGGGTTTCAGAGGAGCCAGCCTCAGGAGAGTCTGAGCTGGAGGTGCGCAAGGTCA from Lynx canadensis isolate LIC74 chromosome F1, mLynCan4.pri.v2, whole genome shotgun sequence includes:
- the VANGL2 gene encoding vang-like protein 2 translates to MDTESQYSGYSYKSGHSRSSRKHRDRRDRHRSKSREGSRGDKSVTIQAPGEPLLDNESTRGDERDDNWGETTTVVTGTSEHSISHDDLTRIAKDMEDSVPLDCSRHLGVAAGATLALLSFLTPLAFLLLPPLLWREELEPCGTACEGLFISVAFKLLILLLGSWALFLRRPKASLPRVFVLRALLMVLVFLLVVSYWLFYGVRILDARERSYQGVVQFAVSLVDALLFVHYLAVVLLELRQLQPQFTLKVVRSTDGASRFYNVGHLSIQRVAVWILEKYYHDFPVYNPALLNLPKSVLAKKVSGFKVYSLGEENSTNNSTGQSRAVIAAAARRRDNSHNEYYYEEAEHERRVRKRRARLVVAVEEAFTHIKRLQEEEQKNPREVMDPREAAQAIFASMARAMQKYLRTTKQQPYHSMESILQHLEFCITHDMTPKAFLERYLAAGPTIQYHKERWLAKQWTLVSEEPVTSGLKDGIVFLLKRHDFSLVVSTKKVPFFKLSEEFVDPKSHKFVMRLQSETSV